AAGGCGGCGGGCCAAGTTCTACTACCTGACCCAGCCCTCGACCCATCCTCCGACCTTTGTCTTCTTCGTCAACGACCCGGCCCTGATCAAGACCGAATACGCAAGATTTCTGGAACGCCAGATCCGCAAGTCCTTCCGGCTGACCATGGCCCCCATCCGCATGGCCTTCCGCTCATCCCACGACAAGTAGGGCTCAGATCCCGCAGACGAACCGACCGTTCTCGTAGACGACCGTCTCCCTGCCTTTGGAATCCACGGCCGTCACGGTCTTGGGTTCGGTATTGACCAGATCCCAATGCAGGGCCGACTCGTTGAAGCCCAGGGCCTCCTTCCTGGCCCCGTTCAACTCGGCCGGATTGCCGGTGTAGGTGTCGGCATAGGAGGCCCCCACGGCCACGTGGCAATTGCCGTGTTCACCACCGTAGTTTTCGTCGAACAGGGTGTGGGCCATGAACCGGTCAATACGCGAGAACCGGGTGTCGGTCAGGGAGAACTCTCCCAGGCGCCTGGCCCCGGCGTCCATGTCCAGCTGTCGGCGGACGAATTCCTCGCCCTGCTCGGCCCGGATGAAGGTTACTTCCCCCTTCTCGAAGCGGAGCTCCACTCCGGACACGAGGTTTCCGCTCCGATAGGAAGGCTGGTCGGCGTAATACACTCCCTCCACCCCCCGCCAGTCTGGAGACAGGAAGAGTTCGAAGCTGGGGATGTTATGCCCCGAGACCCCGATCCACTGTCGGTCATGCCCCCGGGGGACCTTCAGGTCCACCCTGGCCGACCGGACCCGGTAGTGGTCCGTGTCCAGGCCGTTCAGCCAGGTCTTGACCTTGCCTGCCTGCATGAAAACCCGTTCCCACTCGCCCACCGGATCCTCGGCGTCGAGATAGGCGGCCCTGATGATCTGGGCCGTGTACTCCGCAAGTCCCATGCCTGCGGCCTCGGCCAGGGCCACGGTCGGGAAGAGGCACAGGGTCCAGCCGAACAGGCCCTTGGCCTCCCGTTGTTCGGCGATGTCGCGCAGAAACTTGAGAGCCAGGGTCCGGGCAGCGATCCGGTCCGGAGGGACATCCTTCAGATGAGTCAGTGACGACGGAGCCAAAAGGGCCATCGACCCGCAGGCCGTCTCCTGAAGTTCCCGGTCGCCGGGGCAGACGAAGGTGATCTGCATCCGGTTCCCCTTGGCGAACAGGTTCTTGTCCAGGCCGGGCGTGGACAGCATCCTGACCACCGGGTGAAGCCCCCGGGC
This window of the Deltaproteobacteria bacterium genome carries:
- a CDS encoding aminopeptidase, with protein sequence MVFTPEQLEKYARVMVWGLERSRSGAFAPGDVVMVRTDVEALPLAETVQAELLARGLHPVVRMLSTPGLDKNLFAKGNRMQITFVCPGDRELQETACGSMALLAPSSLTHLKDVPPDRIAARTLALKFLRDIAEQREAKGLFGWTLCLFPTVALAEAAGMGLAEYTAQIIRAAYLDAEDPVGEWERVFMQAGKVKTWLNGLDTDHYRVRSARVDLKVPRGHDRQWIGVSGHNIPSFELFLSPDWRGVEGVYYADQPSYRSGNLVSGVELRFEKGEVTFIRAEQGEEFVRRQLDMDAGARRLGEFSLTDTRFSRIDRFMAHTLFDENYGGEHGNCHVAVGASYADTYTGNPAELNGARKEALGFNESALHWDLVNTEPKTVTAVDSKGRETVVYENGRFVCGI